In Hamadaea flava, a genomic segment contains:
- the pdxH gene encoding pyridoxamine 5'-phosphate oxidase → MIVTTNTPDLPHMRNDYRLDTLVETDLAASWHEQFAAWLADAVDAGLPEPNAMIVATASPEGRPSARTVLLKAYDEGGFSFFTNYTSRKGGELDANPYASLLFPWHAMQRQVIVTGRAVRVPRAETEAYFAERPRGSQLGAWASPQSSVIDGREPLEDAWEAYAERFAGEVPPPPHWGGYRVAPDTVEFWQGRPSRLHDRLRFRRLVTGTTLDHDEWIVERLAP, encoded by the coding sequence GTGATCGTGACCACGAACACACCCGACCTCCCGCACATGCGCAACGACTACCGGCTCGACACCCTCGTCGAGACGGACCTCGCCGCAAGCTGGCACGAACAGTTCGCCGCGTGGCTCGCCGACGCCGTCGACGCCGGGCTGCCGGAGCCGAACGCCATGATCGTCGCGACCGCCTCCCCGGAGGGCCGGCCCAGCGCGCGGACGGTGCTGCTCAAGGCGTACGACGAGGGCGGGTTCTCGTTCTTCACCAACTACACGTCTCGCAAGGGCGGCGAACTCGACGCCAACCCGTACGCGAGCCTGCTGTTCCCGTGGCACGCCATGCAGCGGCAGGTGATCGTCACCGGCCGGGCGGTCCGGGTGCCGCGGGCGGAGACCGAGGCGTACTTCGCCGAGCGACCGCGCGGGTCGCAGCTCGGGGCCTGGGCCAGCCCGCAGTCCTCGGTGATCGACGGGCGCGAGCCGCTGGAGGACGCGTGGGAGGCGTACGCGGAACGCTTCGCCGGCGAAGTGCCACCCCCGCCGCACTGGGGCGGCTACCGCGTCGCCCCCGACACTGTGGAGTTCTGGCAGGGCCGGCCGTCCCGCCTCCACGACCGGCTCCGCTTCCGGCGCCTGGTGACCGGGACGACTCTTGATCACGACGAGTGGATCGTGGAACGCTTGGCTCCGTGA
- a CDS encoding MFS transporter: MTATPLARRFLIDLTPLRHTTYRRVFVGNAFGFFGAQFTAVAVPVQMYALTKSSLWVGLLGLAGFVPMLVFSIWGGAYADAMDRRRLLLTSSVIVWLATLFLFVATVTGLVNPVLLLIALFVQTTGFAVSTPTRQSILPRLVGEADLASATTLNFTMMNAMIVFGPLAAGMLLAFAPGRGGLTVAYLFDALLFTASLWATYRLPQLPAHDSAAPAGWRSIVDGFGFLLRTPILLASFAVDLVAMVIALPRALFPQLGAERFGGDGAAVGWLYAAIAIGTVAAGLTSGWISRVRRQGLALLAAVVGWGAAVAAAGFVHQLWLVVLLLAVGGVFDLVSSVYRNIIMLEACPDELRGRVQGVRTAVVVGGPRLGDLRAGATAAAFGVTGAWVGGGVACVLLVVTLAVVVPSLVRYTKPRTVG; encoded by the coding sequence GTGACGGCGACCCCCCTCGCCCGCCGGTTCCTCATCGACCTGACACCGCTGCGGCACACGACGTACCGCCGTGTCTTCGTGGGCAACGCCTTCGGCTTCTTCGGCGCCCAGTTCACGGCGGTCGCCGTGCCGGTGCAGATGTACGCCCTGACGAAGTCCTCGCTGTGGGTCGGTCTTCTGGGACTGGCCGGCTTCGTGCCCATGCTCGTCTTCTCGATCTGGGGCGGGGCGTACGCCGACGCGATGGACCGCCGTCGGCTGCTGCTGACCTCGTCGGTCATCGTCTGGCTGGCGACCCTGTTCCTGTTCGTCGCGACGGTGACCGGCCTGGTCAATCCGGTGCTGCTGCTGATCGCGCTGTTCGTGCAGACCACGGGATTCGCGGTGTCGACGCCGACCCGGCAGTCGATCCTGCCCCGGCTGGTCGGCGAGGCGGATCTGGCCTCGGCCACCACGCTCAACTTCACGATGATGAACGCGATGATCGTGTTCGGCCCGCTCGCGGCCGGCATGCTGCTCGCGTTCGCGCCCGGTCGAGGTGGGCTGACCGTCGCGTACCTCTTCGACGCGCTGCTCTTCACGGCCAGCCTCTGGGCCACCTATCGGCTGCCGCAGTTGCCCGCCCACGATTCGGCCGCCCCGGCGGGCTGGCGGAGCATCGTGGACGGGTTCGGCTTCCTGCTGCGTACGCCGATCCTGCTCGCGTCGTTCGCCGTCGACCTCGTCGCGATGGTGATCGCCCTGCCGAGAGCACTGTTCCCGCAGCTCGGGGCGGAGCGGTTCGGCGGCGACGGGGCCGCGGTCGGCTGGCTCTACGCGGCCATCGCGATCGGCACCGTGGCCGCCGGGCTCACCTCGGGCTGGATCTCCCGCGTACGCCGTCAGGGGCTGGCCCTGCTCGCTGCGGTGGTCGGCTGGGGTGCGGCGGTCGCCGCAGCCGGGTTCGTCCACCAACTCTGGCTGGTCGTGCTGCTGCTCGCCGTCGGCGGGGTGTTCGACCTGGTCAGCTCGGTCTACCGCAACATCATCATGCTGGAGGCCTGCCCCGACGAGCTGCGCGGCCGGGTGCAGGGCGTACGCACAGCGGTCGTCGTCGGCGGACCCCGCCTCGGCGACCTTCGCGCCGGCGCGACCGCGGCCGCCTTCGGCGTCACGGGCGCCTGGGTCGGTGGCGGTGTCGCGTGTGTGCTGCTTGTTGTCACGCTCGCCGTGGTCGTCCCTTCGTTGGTCCGGTATACGAAGCCGCGAACGGTCGGTTAA
- a CDS encoding citrate synthase 2, which translates to MSEFKPGLEGVVAFETEIAEPDKEGGSLRYRGVDIEDLIGHVSFGNVWALLVDGKFGPGLPPAEPFPVPVHSGDIRVDVQSAVAMLAPYWGLGQLLDIADEQAREDLARVSVTALSFVAQSARGLGLPAVPQREIDKAATIVERFMKRWRGEPDPRHVKAVDAYFISAAEHGLNASTFTARIVASTGADAAACISSGIGALSGPLHGGAPSRVLHMIEGVERSGNAEEYVKGVLDRGERLMGFGHRVYRAEDPRARVLRRTAKELGAPRYEVAEALEKAALAELRARKPDRVLETNVEFWSAVVLDFAEVPSHMFTSMFTCARVAGWSAHILEQKKLNRLVRPSAKYIGPGTRKPQDVEGWDAIAHG; encoded by the coding sequence ATGTCCGAGTTCAAGCCGGGGCTGGAGGGCGTCGTAGCCTTCGAGACCGAGATCGCCGAGCCCGACAAAGAGGGCGGCTCGCTGCGCTATCGCGGGGTCGACATCGAAGACCTGATCGGCCACGTGTCCTTCGGAAACGTCTGGGCGCTGCTGGTCGACGGCAAATTCGGCCCTGGCCTGCCCCCGGCCGAGCCGTTCCCGGTCCCGGTGCACTCCGGTGACATCCGGGTCGACGTGCAGTCCGCCGTCGCCATGCTCGCGCCGTACTGGGGTCTCGGCCAGCTCCTCGACATCGCCGACGAGCAGGCCCGTGAGGACCTCGCCCGCGTATCGGTGACCGCGCTGAGCTTCGTCGCGCAGTCCGCCCGGGGCCTCGGCCTGCCGGCCGTCCCGCAGCGCGAGATCGACAAGGCGGCCACCATCGTCGAGCGCTTCATGAAGCGCTGGCGGGGCGAGCCCGACCCGCGGCACGTCAAGGCGGTCGACGCGTACTTCATCTCGGCGGCCGAGCACGGCCTGAACGCCTCCACCTTCACCGCCCGGATCGTCGCCTCCACCGGTGCCGACGCCGCTGCCTGCATCTCCTCCGGGATCGGCGCCCTGTCCGGCCCGCTGCACGGTGGCGCGCCCAGCCGCGTACTGCACATGATCGAGGGCGTCGAGCGCTCCGGGAACGCCGAGGAGTACGTCAAGGGCGTCCTCGACCGGGGCGAGCGCCTGATGGGCTTCGGCCACCGCGTCTACCGGGCCGAGGACCCGCGCGCCCGCGTCCTGCGGCGTACGGCGAAGGAACTCGGCGCGCCGCGCTACGAGGTCGCCGAGGCGCTGGAGAAGGCCGCTCTCGCCGAGCTGCGCGCCCGCAAGCCCGACCGCGTCCTCGAGACCAACGTCGAGTTCTGGTCGGCTGTCGTCCTCGACTTCGCCGAGGTCCCGTCGCACATGTTCACCTCGATGTTCACCTGCGCCCGGGTGGCCGGCTGGTCGGCGCACATCCTCGAGCAGAAGAAGCTCAACCGGCTCGTCCGTCCCTCGGCCAAGTACATCGGCCCGGGTACGCGCAAGCCGCAGGACGTCGAGGGCTGGGACGCCATCGCGCACGGCTGA
- a CDS encoding nitroreductase family protein yields the protein MEFRDVVARRRMVRNYDPDRPVPPEIVDELLQHAIHAPSAGFSQGWAFLVLDTPASVAEFWAATTPPAAGPPDNWLRGMRSAPVIIVPLSCKDAYLDRYAEPDKGWTDRDESRWPVPYWHIDAGMASLMMLLTAVDNGLGACFFGIPPARVDAFRAAFDVPGSYTPIGAITVGYRAPDRRSPSLRRGRRGVDEVVHRTRFTPR from the coding sequence ATGGAATTCCGCGATGTCGTCGCCCGGCGGCGAATGGTGCGCAACTACGACCCCGATCGCCCGGTGCCACCGGAGATCGTCGATGAACTCCTTCAGCACGCGATCCACGCCCCGAGCGCGGGCTTCTCGCAAGGCTGGGCGTTCCTCGTCCTCGACACCCCGGCCTCGGTGGCCGAGTTCTGGGCCGCGACCACGCCGCCGGCCGCTGGACCACCGGACAACTGGCTGCGCGGCATGCGGTCGGCGCCGGTGATCATCGTGCCGCTGTCCTGCAAAGACGCTTACCTGGACCGGTACGCCGAGCCGGACAAGGGCTGGACCGATCGCGACGAGTCCCGCTGGCCGGTCCCCTACTGGCACATCGACGCCGGGATGGCCTCACTGATGATGCTGCTCACCGCGGTCGACAATGGACTCGGCGCGTGCTTCTTCGGCATCCCACCCGCCCGGGTCGACGCGTTCCGGGCCGCGTTCGACGTGCCCGGCTCGTACACGCCGATCGGGGCGATCACCGTGGGCTACCGCGCACCGGACCGGCGCTCGCCTTCGCTCCGCCGCGGCCGCCGCGGCGTCGACGAGGTCGTCCACCGCACCCGCTTCACCCCGCGCTAG
- a CDS encoding aldose 1-epimerase family protein, with translation MPQAPSGTQWTISHADQTATVVEIGGGLRTYRAGDREVLDGYAEDEISPAGAGQVLAPWPNRLRDGQYAFGGNTYQLPLSEPTTHSAIHGLVRWLPWRLLDQGPSHVTLGLELAARPAYPWSLSLTTRYELAGDGLTVTHGATDTAAEPAPFGLGTHPYLMPAGSVEDTWLTVPARSRLLVDGRSLPIGAAKVAGSEWDYTTAKRIGSGRLDTAFGDVIRGEDGRHAVVLGGPDAPLTSVWADASFGWWQLYTADSAAQPRRRRSIAVEPMTCPPDALRSGRDLIVLKPGEPWTASWGITPH, from the coding sequence ATGCCACAAGCGCCGTCGGGCACACAATGGACGATCAGTCACGCCGACCAGACCGCCACGGTCGTGGAGATCGGCGGGGGACTGCGTACCTATCGGGCCGGTGACCGGGAAGTCCTCGACGGGTACGCCGAGGACGAGATCAGCCCCGCGGGTGCGGGCCAGGTCCTCGCGCCCTGGCCCAACCGGCTGCGGGACGGCCAGTACGCCTTCGGCGGCAACACCTACCAGCTGCCGCTGTCGGAGCCCACCACGCACAGCGCGATCCACGGCCTCGTCCGGTGGCTGCCGTGGCGGCTGCTCGACCAGGGCCCGTCGCACGTCACGCTCGGTCTCGAACTGGCCGCGCGTCCGGCGTACCCGTGGAGTTTGAGCTTGACCACCCGCTATGAGCTGGCCGGCGACGGACTGACGGTGACGCACGGCGCGACCGACACCGCCGCGGAGCCGGCACCGTTCGGCCTGGGCACCCACCCGTATCTGATGCCGGCCGGGAGTGTCGAGGACACCTGGCTGACCGTGCCCGCGCGGTCCCGGCTGCTGGTCGACGGCCGCAGCCTGCCGATCGGCGCGGCCAAGGTGGCCGGCTCGGAGTGGGACTACACGACCGCCAAGCGGATCGGATCCGGTCGCCTCGACACCGCGTTCGGCGACGTCATCCGGGGCGAGGACGGGCGGCACGCGGTTGTGCTCGGCGGCCCCGACGCGCCGCTGACCAGCGTCTGGGCTGATGCCTCGTTCGGCTGGTGGCAGCTGTACACCGCGGACAGCGCCGCCCAGCCGCGCCGCCGCCGGTCGATCGCCGTCGAGCCGATGACCTGCCCGCCGGACGCGCTGCGCTCGGGCCGGGACCTGATCGTGCTCAAGCCCGGCGAGCCGTGGACCGCCTCCTGGGGCATCACCCCTCACTGA
- the serC gene encoding phosphoserine transaminase: protein MADPIRIPDSLKPADGRFGCGPSKIRTEAVTALAETGTSLLGTSHRQKPVKEQVARLRAGLAEFFSLPEGYEVILGNGGTTAFWEVAAFSLIRDRAQFATFGEFGAKFAKAVKDAPFLGEPTVRKADPGTAADLVAEAGVDAYGVAQNETSTGVAVPVTRVAGADEGALLLHDATSAAGGLAVDLTQSDVYYFAPQKCFASDGGLWIALLSPAAIERANEIKATGRYIPAFLDLVTAIDNSRLEQTLNTPAVATVFLAAEQTEWMNKQGGLAWAAARTAESAAIVYNWAEKSPVATPFVTDPGLRSNVVATIDFAEGVDATAIAKTLRANGIVDTEPYRKLGRNQLRIALYPAVEPADVEALTASIDYVISQL, encoded by the coding sequence ATGGCTGATCCGATCCGCATCCCCGACTCGCTCAAGCCCGCCGACGGTCGCTTCGGCTGCGGCCCGTCCAAGATTCGGACCGAGGCGGTGACCGCCCTGGCCGAGACCGGAACGTCCCTCCTGGGGACCTCCCACCGGCAGAAGCCGGTCAAGGAGCAGGTCGCCCGGCTGCGGGCCGGCCTCGCCGAGTTCTTCTCCCTGCCGGAGGGCTACGAGGTCATTCTCGGCAACGGCGGGACGACCGCCTTCTGGGAGGTCGCCGCGTTCTCGCTGATCCGCGATCGGGCCCAGTTCGCCACGTTCGGGGAGTTCGGCGCCAAGTTCGCCAAGGCCGTCAAGGACGCGCCGTTCCTCGGTGAGCCGACCGTTCGCAAGGCCGACCCGGGCACCGCCGCCGACCTGGTCGCGGAGGCCGGCGTCGACGCGTACGGCGTGGCGCAGAACGAGACGTCCACGGGTGTGGCCGTGCCGGTGACCCGCGTGGCCGGGGCGGACGAGGGCGCGCTGCTGCTGCACGACGCCACGTCGGCCGCCGGTGGCCTGGCCGTCGATCTGACGCAGAGCGACGTCTACTACTTCGCCCCGCAGAAGTGCTTCGCCTCCGACGGCGGGCTGTGGATCGCACTGCTCTCGCCGGCCGCGATCGAGCGGGCGAACGAGATCAAGGCGACCGGCCGCTACATCCCGGCCTTCCTCGACCTGGTCACGGCGATCGACAACTCGCGCCTGGAGCAGACGCTCAACACGCCCGCCGTCGCGACGGTCTTCCTCGCGGCCGAGCAGACCGAGTGGATGAACAAGCAGGGCGGCCTGGCCTGGGCGGCGGCGCGGACCGCGGAGAGCGCCGCGATCGTCTACAACTGGGCCGAGAAGTCGCCGGTCGCGACGCCGTTCGTCACCGACCCGGGCCTGCGGTCCAACGTGGTCGCGACGATCGACTTCGCCGAGGGCGTCGACGCGACGGCGATCGCCAAGACCCTGCGGGCCAACGGCATCGTCGACACCGAGCCCTACCGGAAGCTCGGCCGCAACCAGCTGCGCATCGCGCTCTACCCGGCCGTCGAGCCGGCCGACGTCGAGGCGCTCACGGCGAGCATCGACTACGTCATCTCGCAGCTCTGA